A region of Ignavibacteriota bacterium DNA encodes the following proteins:
- a CDS encoding T9SS type A sorting domain-containing protein encodes MKNSTITPLFILSSMLLIIIIGLTVPNEKFRHSDPEESGPTFTKERHRYFWERYQDPATGLIPANARSRELEFVKNRWLKNYKSNNALLLSNDTWSRRGPFEVGGRTRGLDIDVRNENIIIAGGVSGGMWKSIDNGLTWDRTSLPHQLQSVTCLVQDKRPGKEDNWYYGTGEYWGNSAGIFGDGVYKSTNNGDSWEVLPSTSTSRVHSWDQPFDFCWNIVTNPAAPDSIDEVVVATASMGVLRSFDGGTTWNNVLGSNARALFSDVAVTSEGVYYATLSSDGAVNTKGIFRSEDGVRWTNITPPNFPLNFRRIVIGIAPSDESQVYFLGETPGYGKLTFNSRGDSLWHSLWKYDFQGSSGSVVLGEWEDRSLNLPKPEPTRGQMNSQQGYNLVIKVKPDNPDVLFIGAVAMYRSDSGFKGTDWAWIGGTCPDESCDYFFRYTNHHADVHEIVFSNSNPDILYTGSDGGVHKTLDNMSENVEWISLNNGYFTTQFYTVAIDHGEKLSREIIGGLQDNGTLLSRNTDMVNNEWSNPLRADGFYCKIPDGAPYYYASQNGTWQPKIKIYRIVHDENGNNVTSTRIDPIGGEDFIWNTPFILDPNDNNIMYLAGGKMLWRNNDLSGIPFENNTVDSISINWDSLSHTRIDYINTAPLGERITAVSVSKNPANIVYYGTSRGKLYKLLNANEGNPEPINVTGSNFPIGNISSIAFDPDNADNVVISFSNYNILSIFMTADGGQNWTSISGNLEENRNGTGAGPGVNWVNILKVNGVDVYFAGTTAGLFTTAFLNGDATAWQMEGPDVIGNMVVHMIDARQQDGYVAIGTHGTGVFEGFYKNLPGKPLPVKLSEPLDETMHVKSNVELSWQPISETGFYELEIAKDPNFIDVVYSVSGIADTKHNWINVEQGRIDYYWRVRNSGPGGLSDFSEVWKFTSALKPPKILFPNAGTDQVMTGFTFEWENVEYADQYRIQVAQGFGIMNPFIDTVVSHPYLEVDNFERNKRYVWRLASIEDDNQGEFGDEYHFITRHPASVNDFDITGGINISIEPNPVTDFAYINLTIETTVTGKLMIYDINGRILEIFAEQSFMPGNMSIPIDASKLNSGLYNIVFITNKQKIYKKIQVIK; translated from the coding sequence ATGAAAAATTCTACAATTACACCTTTATTCATATTGAGCAGTATGTTGCTCATTATTATCATAGGACTTACTGTTCCGAATGAAAAATTTCGACATTCTGACCCGGAAGAGTCAGGACCGACTTTCACGAAAGAAAGGCACAGATATTTCTGGGAAAGATATCAGGACCCTGCTACCGGACTTATTCCAGCAAATGCAAGGTCACGGGAACTTGAATTTGTCAAAAACAGATGGTTGAAAAATTATAAAAGTAATAATGCATTGTTACTATCAAACGATACTTGGAGCAGGCGAGGACCTTTTGAAGTTGGCGGCAGAACCCGTGGATTGGATATAGATGTCAGAAATGAAAATATCATAATCGCAGGAGGAGTTTCCGGCGGTATGTGGAAATCCATTGACAATGGTTTGACATGGGACAGAACATCATTGCCACATCAGTTGCAATCTGTGACATGCCTGGTTCAGGATAAAAGACCCGGAAAAGAGGATAATTGGTATTATGGTACAGGTGAATATTGGGGCAATTCAGCAGGCATATTTGGTGATGGTGTCTATAAATCAACCAATAATGGTGATTCATGGGAAGTCCTTCCATCCACATCAACCAGCAGAGTTCACTCATGGGACCAGCCATTTGACTTCTGCTGGAATATTGTCACTAATCCCGCTGCACCGGACAGCATAGATGAAGTCGTCGTTGCTACCGCTTCAATGGGTGTATTGAGGTCTTTTGATGGAGGTACAACATGGAACAATGTATTGGGCAGCAATGCCAGAGCTCTTTTTTCCGATGTTGCAGTTACAAGCGAAGGAGTTTATTACGCTACTTTAAGCTCTGATGGAGCTGTTAATACCAAAGGAATATTCAGGTCTGAAGACGGAGTTCGCTGGACAAATATTACTCCACCCAACTTCCCTTTGAATTTCCGTAGAATTGTTATTGGTATTGCACCATCTGATGAATCTCAAGTATATTTTCTCGGTGAAACTCCGGGTTATGGTAAACTGACTTTCAACTCAAGAGGTGATAGTTTGTGGCACAGTTTGTGGAAATATGATTTTCAGGGTAGTTCAGGGTCGGTTGTATTAGGAGAGTGGGAAGACCGCTCATTAAATCTCCCAAAACCTGAACCAACGCGTGGTCAGATGAATTCTCAGCAAGGTTATAATCTTGTAATAAAAGTTAAACCTGATAATCCTGATGTGCTCTTCATAGGTGCAGTTGCGATGTACAGGTCTGACAGTGGTTTCAAAGGTACTGACTGGGCTTGGATTGGTGGCACATGTCCTGACGAAAGCTGCGACTATTTTTTCAGATATACTAATCATCATGCAGATGTTCATGAAATAGTATTTTCAAATTCGAATCCTGATATTTTATACACTGGCTCAGATGGTGGTGTTCATAAAACACTCGATAATATGTCTGAAAATGTAGAATGGATTTCACTTAATAACGGTTATTTTACAACTCAATTCTATACAGTTGCAATTGACCACGGCGAGAAATTATCAAGAGAAATTATCGGTGGACTTCAGGACAATGGAACACTTCTTTCGAGAAATACTGATATGGTTAATAACGAATGGTCAAATCCACTTCGCGCTGACGGCTTTTATTGTAAAATTCCCGATGGTGCACCTTATTATTATGCTTCACAAAATGGTACGTGGCAGCCTAAAATTAAAATTTACAGAATCGTACATGATGAAAATGGCAATAATGTTACAAGCACAAGAATTGACCCAATAGGCGGTGAAGACTTTATATGGAATACACCTTTCATATTAGACCCAAATGATAATAATATCATGTATTTGGCAGGTGGCAAAATGCTTTGGAGAAATAATGATTTGTCCGGCATTCCTTTTGAGAATAATACTGTTGACTCTATTTCAATAAATTGGGACAGTCTTTCCCATACAAGAATAGATTATATAAATACAGCTCCGCTTGGAGAAAGAATAACAGCTGTCTCTGTCTCAAAAAATCCCGCAAATATTGTCTATTACGGCACAAGCAGAGGCAAACTTTATAAGTTACTTAATGCTAATGAAGGTAATCCTGAACCGATAAATGTAACAGGCAGTAATTTCCCTATTGGTAATATTAGTTCGATAGCATTTGACCCTGATAATGCGGACAACGTAGTTATTTCATTTTCAAATTACAACATATTAAGCATATTTATGACAGCAGATGGCGGACAAAACTGGACTTCCATTTCAGGAAATCTTGAAGAAAACAGAAATGGTACAGGAGCCGGTCCCGGTGTCAATTGGGTTAATATTCTAAAAGTTAATGGAGTTGATGTATATTTTGCAGGTACTACTGCTGGATTATTCACGACTGCTTTCTTAAATGGTGATGCAACAGCCTGGCAAATGGAAGGACCTGATGTCATTGGAAATATGGTTGTACACATGATTGATGCACGCCAGCAAGACGGTTATGTTGCTATAGGAACTCACGGGACAGGAGTATTTGAAGGTTTTTACAAGAATCTTCCGGGTAAGCCTTTGCCGGTAAAACTTTCAGAACCTCTTGATGAAACAATGCATGTGAAATCAAATGTTGAACTGTCATGGCAACCAATTAGTGAAACAGGATTTTACGAACTCGAAATTGCTAAAGATCCAAACTTTATTGATGTTGTCTATTCGGTTTCAGGTATTGCTGATACAAAACATAACTGGATAAATGTAGAACAAGGTAGAATTGATTATTATTGGAGAGTTAGAAATTCAGGACCAGGTGGTTTGAGTGATTTTTCAGAAGTATGGAAATTCACTTCTGCTTTGAAACCTCCTAAGATTTTATTCCCAAATGCCGGTACAGATCAGGTTATGACGGGGTTTACATTTGAATGGGAGAACGTTGAATATGCTGACCAGTACAGAATTCAGGTAGCTCAGGGGTTTGGAATTATGAATCCTTTTATTGATACTGTTGTTAGTCATCCTTACTTGGAAGTTGATAATTTTGAAAGAAACAAACGATACGTATGGCGTTTAGCTTCTATTGAGGATGATAATCAGGGCGAATTTGGAGATGAGTATCATTTCATTACAAGGCATCCGGCTTCTGTTAATGATTTTGATATCACAGGTGGAATTAATATTAGTATTGAGCCTAATCCAGTCACAGATTTTGCCTATATTAATTTAACGATAGAAACGACTGTCACCGGCAAACTTATGATTTACGATATCAATGGCAGGATATTAGAAATTTTCGCCGAGCAGTCGTTTATGCCTGGCAATATGAGTATTCCTATTGATGCATCGAAACTAAATTCCGGATTATACAATATTGTATTCATTACAAATAAACAAAAAATTTACAAAAAAATTCAGGTTATAAAATAG
- a CDS encoding VWA domain-containing protein, whose product MKFANPEYFYLFILVPLYLFWYIYKELRQNVAMKMSTLAGFNGTGKSIKIYLRHILILLRIFAISALILALARPQTSSKMESISSEGVDIVISLDVSTSMLAEDFKPNRIEAAKKQAIDFVDKRQNDRMGFVVFAAESFTQCPITVDHNVLKNLILDVKSGMVEDGTAIGMGIATAVSRLKESKAKSKVLILLTDGVNNTGIVAPLTAAEIAKTFDIRIYTIGVGTRGMAPYPVKTPFGTQYRNVEVEIDDDLLKKIAEMTGGKYFRATNNKGLSKIYEEIDSLEKTKIDVAVFSKKHEEYHSLVILALVLLLSEVFGRYMIFKTLP is encoded by the coding sequence ATTAAATTTGCTAATCCCGAATATTTTTATCTGTTTATTCTCGTGCCATTATACTTATTCTGGTATATTTATAAAGAGTTAAGGCAGAATGTTGCTATGAAAATGTCAACACTTGCCGGTTTTAATGGTACAGGAAAAAGTATTAAAATTTACCTCAGACATATTTTAATATTACTTAGAATTTTTGCAATATCAGCTTTAATTCTTGCTCTAGCAAGGCCACAGACAAGTTCAAAGATGGAATCAATTTCTTCTGAAGGTGTTGATATAGTAATTTCTCTTGACGTATCAACATCAATGCTTGCAGAAGATTTCAAGCCAAACAGGATAGAAGCCGCCAAAAAGCAGGCTATTGATTTTGTTGACAAACGGCAAAATGACAGAATGGGTTTTGTAGTTTTTGCTGCTGAAAGTTTTACTCAGTGTCCTATAACAGTTGACCATAATGTATTGAAAAATTTAATACTTGATGTCAAAAGTGGTATGGTTGAAGACGGAACAGCAATCGGTATGGGAATTGCAACTGCCGTATCACGTTTAAAAGAAAGTAAAGCAAAAAGCAAGGTTCTTATCCTACTCACAGACGGTGTTAATAATACCGGAATTGTCGCTCCATTAACAGCAGCTGAGATAGCAAAAACATTTGATATAAGGATTTATACAATTGGTGTCGGAACCAGAGGAATGGCTCCATATCCCGTCAAAACTCCATTTGGCACACAGTATAGAAATGTTGAAGTTGAAATTGATGATGACTTGCTTAAGAAAATTGCTGAAATGACAGGTGGCAAGTACTTTAGAGCTACAAATAATAAAGGCTTAAGCAAAATTTATGAAGAAATTGATTCGTTGGAAAAGACGAAAATTGATGTGGCTGTATTTTCAAAAAAGCATGAGGAATATCATTCTCTTGTTATATTAGCATTAGTACTTTTGCTTTCGGAAGTATTTGGAAGATATATGATTTTCAAAACCTTACCTTAA
- a CDS encoding N-glycosylase/DNA lyase, with protein MQLTEELKQFYEIKKCEIKQRLYEFKNVSPEDYFYELCFCICTPQSKASSALQVQQILMSENFFYKEFDPTPILRESKRYIRFHNTKAARLLSARKFYPKIQEVLNTGLSNIEKRNWLADNFNGFGYKESAHFLRNIGYENLGILDRHILRHLVSCGVFEEIPKIGTKNGYLKVEKEFLNFADFIGIPMDELDLLFWAFSTGEIIK; from the coding sequence ATGCAATTAACCGAAGAACTGAAACAATTCTACGAAATAAAGAAATGTGAAATAAAGCAAAGACTTTATGAATTCAAAAATGTTTCTCCTGAAGATTACTTTTACGAATTGTGCTTTTGTATTTGTACGCCGCAGTCAAAGGCATCTTCTGCCCTACAAGTTCAGCAAATATTAATGTCTGAAAATTTTTTTTATAAGGAGTTTGACCCTACACCAATTCTCAGAGAGTCAAAAAGATACATTCGTTTTCATAATACCAAAGCTGCAAGACTTTTGTCTGCAAGGAAATTTTATCCCAAAATTCAGGAAGTTCTTAATACCGGCTTATCGAATATTGAAAAAAGAAACTGGCTTGCTGATAATTTTAATGGTTTCGGGTATAAAGAATCTGCACATTTTTTAAGGAATATTGGATATGAAAATTTGGGAATATTGGATAGGCATATTTTGAGGCATCTTGTAAGTTGTGGTGTTTTTGAAGAAATTCCAAAAATTGGAACTAAAAACGGATATCTTAAAGTTGAAAAGGAATTTTTAAATTTTGCTGATTTCATTGGTATTCCGATGGATGAATTAGACCTTCTTTTTTGGGCATTTTCAACCGGTGAGATAATTAAGTAA
- a CDS encoding AAA family ATPase encodes MDLADVSADFFDKISDTINDLKSDNSKKIIQIYRLIKSVYGQLVSKESRHFSTMLAATAFINDKYELGEVLEKKYYGISGLFRALSKNPKLTASTDELNYTIKYSIEIVKKLSGFELPFEFEQLIKLIPELNLVNKYSVNRDKIEIRGAIVVDNPFYKRKINSHYIELKCKHEETGDFLLKVGYPYLENANMIYPEICINLIDSEIIRYEPLTLSIHSPGIMIFEPDYLIDATELAESYNFNDAFKINFLKRYFKTSVTYPLVLGNLINSLFDEILLKPDTNFETAKNNALKNRPLSVFAIYEKGKLKNSVLNTELHFYFNQIRKFVNEILAVNFQSASFSVEASFISPLYGIQGRLDLLAEYSNDKDRKDIIELKSGSSPATSYAINIGDRKIPIGVWYNHLAQVLAYNLLLESTFSGRKGNSSILYIKTEDKPLRDVAGLKNVVEKLIIHRNNIILLEYAIRNMSFKIFESRSNINYNGLPSYISEKIDLFYSVINNLDETERNFLYEFSSFILRESYAVKTGASLSNNAKGYSALWNDSIEEKIEDNNILINLEINTNESDFNNLHLTFDIPSDNTFTSFRKGDIAILFAYDNIIKANEINNQLLKCTVKSISATKVTVSLRNKLISKSLLKLDSKWRLEPDSIDTIDKISYSSLFTFLRSEKSKRDLILGRTAPKFNENVTEDIEGLNFNQNEIVNRAVNSNDYFLIQGPPGTGKTNVILKNIASQILKNTNENILITAYTNRAVDEISSALSSLELCSDFIRLGSKEACNDYERHLPLIVEKYDMKTAYERLRAARIVVSTVASVLTNQEIFDIKDFDTLIVDEASQILEPQILGLIANTKRFLLIGDEKQLPPVVVQNLQSRKCENKLLNDIGIFDYSISLFERLIKQCSDKNWDFAYSTLTYQARMHNEIQDFPATRFYNNLLKPACEKQFQPQIPFDMNSNNLFEKILATNRIVFIDCEQEKGKINENEAEIALKFIETISSKVEIEPDTIGVIAPFRLQCFEVYKRLSLEQKELITVDTVERFQGSQRDYIILSMSVNSKNLLDRVISQDISGTTDRKLNVAMTRAKSHFILVGNSFLLSQSIHYNDLIEYIKIKGGYYKSYEIT; translated from the coding sequence ATGGATTTAGCTGATGTTAGTGCTGACTTTTTTGATAAAATTTCTGATACCATAAATGATTTGAAATCTGATAATAGTAAAAAGATTATCCAAATTTACAGATTGATTAAGTCTGTTTATGGACAATTAGTCAGCAAAGAATCAAGACATTTTTCTACAATGCTTGCGGCAACTGCGTTTATAAATGATAAATACGAGTTAGGGGAGGTTTTAGAAAAAAAATATTATGGCATTTCCGGACTGTTCAGGGCATTATCAAAAAATCCAAAATTAACTGCTTCAACAGATGAGTTGAATTACACGATTAAATATTCGATTGAAATTGTAAAGAAATTATCCGGTTTTGAACTGCCTTTCGAATTTGAACAGTTAATTAAATTAATTCCTGAGCTGAATCTTGTTAATAAGTATTCAGTAAATCGAGATAAAATTGAGATTCGGGGCGCAATTGTTGTTGATAATCCTTTTTACAAAAGGAAAATAAACTCACACTATATTGAATTAAAATGCAAACACGAAGAGACAGGAGATTTCCTTCTTAAAGTTGGTTACCCTTACCTCGAAAATGCTAATATGATTTATCCCGAGATTTGCATTAACTTAATAGATTCAGAAATAATAAGGTACGAGCCGTTGACTTTGTCAATCCATAGCCCGGGAATTATGATTTTTGAACCGGATTATCTCATTGATGCTACTGAACTTGCTGAAAGTTACAACTTCAATGATGCTTTTAAAATTAATTTTTTGAAGAGATATTTCAAAACATCAGTTACCTATCCGCTTGTTTTAGGTAATCTAATCAATTCACTTTTTGATGAAATCTTGCTCAAACCTGATACAAATTTTGAAACTGCAAAAAATAACGCATTGAAAAACAGGCCACTTTCTGTATTTGCAATTTATGAAAAAGGGAAATTAAAAAATAGTGTACTTAATACAGAACTTCATTTTTATTTCAATCAAATCAGGAAATTTGTTAATGAAATATTGGCAGTGAATTTTCAAAGTGCGTCTTTTTCGGTAGAAGCTTCTTTCATCTCTCCACTTTACGGTATACAGGGTAGACTTGATTTATTAGCTGAATACAGCAATGACAAGGATAGAAAAGATATCATAGAGCTAAAATCAGGTAGTAGTCCTGCAACAAGCTATGCTATAAATATTGGAGATAGAAAAATTCCAATCGGAGTTTGGTATAATCATCTTGCACAGGTATTGGCTTATAATCTTCTTCTGGAATCTACTTTTTCGGGAAGGAAAGGCAATTCTTCAATCTTATATATTAAGACTGAAGATAAGCCACTTAGAGATGTTGCAGGACTTAAGAATGTTGTCGAAAAACTTATTATTCACAGAAATAATATCATTCTTCTTGAATATGCAATCCGAAATATGTCTTTCAAAATATTTGAAAGCAGAAGCAATATAAATTACAATGGTTTACCATCTTATATATCAGAGAAAATTGATTTGTTTTATAGTGTTATTAATAATTTGGATGAGACAGAACGAAATTTTTTATATGAATTTTCATCTTTCATACTAAGAGAAAGTTATGCTGTAAAAACAGGAGCTTCACTTAGCAATAATGCAAAGGGATACTCAGCATTATGGAACGATTCAATCGAAGAAAAAATTGAAGATAATAATATTCTGATTAATTTAGAGATTAATACAAATGAAAGTGATTTCAATAACTTACACTTGACATTTGATATCCCGTCTGATAATACTTTTACTTCATTTCGAAAAGGTGATATCGCTATTCTTTTTGCTTATGATAATATTATTAAAGCAAATGAAATAAATAATCAACTCTTGAAATGTACAGTAAAAAGCATTTCTGCAACAAAGGTTACGGTTAGCCTTAGAAATAAACTCATATCCAAATCCCTTCTTAAGTTAGACTCAAAATGGAGATTAGAGCCTGATTCAATTGATACTATTGATAAAATTTCATATTCTTCGTTGTTTACTTTTTTGAGGTCTGAAAAAAGTAAACGTGATTTAATTCTTGGTAGAACAGCACCAAAGTTCAATGAAAATGTTACGGAAGATATCGAAGGTCTGAATTTTAACCAAAATGAAATAGTCAACCGTGCTGTAAATTCCAACGATTATTTTTTGATTCAGGGACCACCCGGAACCGGTAAAACTAATGTAATTTTAAAAAATATCGCATCTCAAATATTAAAAAATACTAATGAGAATATTTTGATTACAGCATATACAAACAGAGCTGTGGACGAAATATCTTCAGCCTTGAGCAGTCTTGAACTTTGTTCCGACTTCATTAGACTCGGTTCAAAAGAAGCGTGTAATGATTATGAACGGCATCTTCCTCTGATAGTAGAAAAATATGATATGAAGACTGCTTATGAGAGGCTCAGAGCCGCAAGAATTGTAGTCTCGACTGTGGCATCTGTGCTTACAAATCAAGAAATATTTGATATAAAAGACTTCGATACGCTAATAGTTGATGAGGCAAGTCAAATACTCGAACCACAGATATTAGGATTGATTGCAAATACAAAGCGTTTTCTTTTAATTGGAGATGAAAAACAGCTTCCACCAGTAGTAGTTCAGAATTTGCAAAGCAGGAAATGTGAAAACAAATTACTTAATGACATTGGAATTTTCGATTATTCAATATCATTATTTGAAAGGTTAATCAAGCAATGCTCCGATAAGAATTGGGATTTTGCATACAGCACTCTGACCTATCAAGCACGAATGCATAATGAAATTCAGGATTTTCCGGCAACAAGATTTTATAATAACTTACTGAAACCAGCTTGTGAGAAACAGTTTCAACCACAAATACCTTTCGACATGAATTCGAATAATCTATTTGAAAAAATATTAGCAACCAATCGTATTGTGTTTATTGATTGTGAGCAGGAAAAAGGTAAAATCAATGAAAACGAAGCTGAAATTGCCTTAAAATTCATTGAAACGATATCATCTAAAGTCGAAATAGAACCTGATACAATAGGAGTGATTGCACCTTTCAGACTTCAGTGCTTCGAAGTATATAAAAGACTGAGTTTAGAGCAGAAAGAATTGATAACAGTTGATACAGTTGAAAGATTTCAGGGTAGCCAGAGAGATTATATCATATTATCAATGTCTGTCAACAGCAAAAATCTTCTTGATAGAGTGATTTCTCAGGATATTTCAGGCACAACAGACCGTAAACTCAATGTAGCCATGACAAGAGCTAAATCACATTTTATACTGGTTGGTAATTCTTTTCTGCTATCACAATCAATTCATTATAATGATTTAATTGAATACATAAAAATTAAAGGTGGATATTACAAATCATATGAAATTACTTAA
- the recJ gene encoding single-stranded-DNA-specific exonuclease RecJ yields the protein MLNYRWTIRPYNDEETVQNLAKTLNIPKSLAQVLASRGHISKNDAETFFKPLLESLHDPYIMEDMEKAVERILEAVKKQELIWVHGDYDVDGTASTAMVCQFISSIGGRVDYYIPDRFEDGYGLSNKSIDLALARNAKILLTVDVGITSYEQLIYANEKGLVTIICDHHEPGEQEPLAYAILDPLKPGCPYPFKSLAACGVAFKLVQAVCMRLGMLEKSYQYLDYVAISSAADMVPLKGENRILVHYGLKQLNKNPRPGINGLIHCTGLRLGNITASNIVYAVAPLINAAGRLGDAKRSVEMMMQNDENAAFRIAQVLEDENRKRRLFDQKAFEEAIPMAKKMIETNSPHSLVVYGENWHAGVIGIVASRLVDKFNLPSVLLTNIEGVAKGSARSINDFDIHSALKQCDDILLEYGGHKHAAGLSLKIEHIDEFRHRLDELAKKAITIEMLLPEIVVDSELQFNELSPHFLHNLSRFAPYGYANYKPIFVSKGVKSVNGIKVVGNNNIRFRAIQNNFVIDAIGQNLASKVNLCNNGKKFSMVYNLELTSLNGAKTPQLIIKDIKPDSN from the coding sequence ATGTTGAATTACCGCTGGACAATTAGACCATATAATGATGAAGAAACTGTACAAAACTTAGCGAAAACACTGAATATACCAAAAAGCCTTGCACAAGTACTGGCTTCAAGAGGTCATATAAGCAAAAACGATGCCGAAACGTTTTTCAAACCTCTTTTGGAAAGTCTACACGATCCATATATTATGGAAGATATGGAAAAAGCCGTAGAAAGAATCCTTGAAGCTGTTAAGAAGCAGGAACTAATTTGGGTACATGGTGATTATGATGTTGATGGTACTGCCAGCACAGCTATGGTTTGTCAGTTTATCTCCTCCATTGGTGGGAGAGTAGATTATTATATTCCTGACCGATTTGAGGATGGCTATGGCTTATCCAACAAGTCCATTGATCTTGCTCTTGCACGTAATGCCAAAATCCTTCTTACTGTTGATGTTGGTATTACATCATATGAGCAGCTTATTTATGCAAATGAAAAAGGATTAGTAACAATCATTTGTGACCATCACGAGCCAGGTGAACAGGAGCCTTTAGCTTATGCCATTCTCGACCCATTAAAACCGGGGTGCCCTTATCCATTCAAATCACTCGCCGCTTGCGGAGTTGCTTTCAAACTCGTGCAGGCTGTTTGTATGAGGCTTGGTATGTTAGAAAAATCATATCAATATCTTGATTATGTTGCAATTTCATCTGCTGCTGATATGGTTCCTCTAAAGGGTGAGAATAGAATATTAGTACATTATGGTTTAAAACAGCTAAACAAAAATCCAAGACCAGGAATTAATGGGCTGATTCACTGCACAGGGTTAAGACTTGGAAATATCACAGCTTCAAACATAGTTTATGCAGTAGCTCCCCTTATCAATGCTGCCGGCAGATTAGGTGATGCAAAGCGTTCTGTAGAGATGATGATGCAGAACGATGAAAATGCCGCCTTTAGAATTGCTCAAGTGCTTGAAGATGAAAATAGAAAGCGCCGGCTCTTTGACCAGAAAGCATTCGAAGAAGCAATTCCTATGGCAAAAAAAATGATTGAAACCAATTCACCCCACTCTTTGGTTGTGTATGGTGAAAACTGGCATGCAGGAGTGATAGGTATTGTTGCTTCCAGATTGGTTGACAAGTTTAATTTACCATCTGTACTTCTTACAAATATTGAAGGAGTAGCGAAAGGGTCTGCTCGAAGTATAAATGATTTTGATATTCACTCTGCCCTTAAGCAGTGCGATGATATTCTTTTAGAATATGGAGGGCATAAACATGCTGCGGGCTTATCTCTCAAAATTGAACACATTGACGAGTTTCGTCATAGATTAGATGAGCTTGCTAAAAAAGCTATCACTATTGAGATGCTACTTCCGGAGATTGTCGTTGATTCTGAGCTTCAATTTAATGAGCTTTCTCCTCATTTTCTCCATAATTTAAGTAGATTTGCACCTTACGGTTATGCTAATTATAAGCCAATATTTGTTTCAAAAGGTGTTAAATCTGTTAATGGAATTAAAGTGGTCGGGAATAATAATATTCGTTTTAGAGCAATTCAGAATAATTTTGTGATAGATGCAATCGGTCAGAACCTTGCATCAAAAGTGAATCTTTGCAACAATGGCAAGAAGTTTTCTATGGTTTACAACCTTGAGCTTACAAGTCTGAATGGTGCTAAAACTCCTCAACTTATAATTAAGGATATTAAACCGGATTCAAACTGA